Proteins from a genomic interval of Desulfonatronum sp. SC1:
- the serS gene encoding serine--tRNA ligase, with amino-acid sequence MLDVKMIRQSPDRVRKALEDRGAGVDLETFLALEEQRRMLLREVEALKARRNQASGEVARLKRAKEDASGLIEELSVLSDRVKSLDSELKELDQRVQDWLLGVPNVPHDSVPLGRTEADNPVLRTWGEPACPDFIPLEHWDLGPRLGGLDFERAAKITGARFALLTGWAARMERALINFMLDQHTGEHGYLECLPPFIVNRDSLTGTGNLPKFAGDLFKLEETDFFLIPTAEVPLTNIHRDEILAEDALPLAYVAYTPCFRSEAGSHGRDTRGLIRQHQFNKVELVRFAHPDASYEELELLLGHAERILQVLELPYRVITLCTGDMGFSAAKTYDIEVWLPGQNTYREISSCSNFEDFQARRADIRFKPTAGGKPRFVHTLNGSGLAVGRTLVAIMENCQQKDGSLVIPRALRPYMGGVEVVEPRA; translated from the coding sequence ATGCTTGATGTCAAAATGATCCGTCAGTCTCCGGACCGGGTGCGCAAGGCCCTGGAAGACCGGGGAGCCGGGGTTGATCTGGAGACCTTTCTGGCCCTGGAGGAACAACGCCGCATGCTCTTGCGGGAAGTGGAGGCGCTCAAGGCCCGGCGCAACCAGGCTTCGGGCGAGGTGGCCAGGCTCAAACGGGCCAAGGAGGACGCCTCGGGCTTGATCGAAGAACTGTCCGTCCTGTCCGATCGGGTCAAGTCCCTGGACTCGGAACTGAAGGAATTGGACCAGCGCGTCCAGGACTGGCTGCTGGGCGTGCCCAACGTACCCCACGATTCCGTGCCTTTGGGCCGAACCGAGGCGGATAACCCCGTGTTGCGTACCTGGGGTGAGCCCGCGTGTCCGGACTTCATTCCCTTGGAGCACTGGGATCTGGGACCGCGTTTGGGCGGCCTGGATTTTGAGCGCGCCGCCAAGATCACCGGAGCCCGGTTTGCCCTGCTGACCGGCTGGGCCGCCAGGATGGAGCGGGCCCTGATCAACTTCATGTTGGACCAGCACACAGGGGAACATGGCTATCTGGAATGCCTGCCGCCGTTCATCGTCAACCGGGACAGCTTGACCGGCACCGGCAATTTGCCGAAATTCGCCGGGGATCTGTTCAAGCTGGAAGAGACGGACTTTTTCCTGATCCCCACGGCCGAAGTGCCCCTGACCAACATTCACCGCGATGAAATTCTGGCTGAGGACGCTCTGCCCCTGGCCTACGTCGCCTATACGCCCTGCTTTCGCTCCGAGGCAGGCTCCCATGGTCGGGACACCAGAGGCTTGATCCGCCAGCACCAATTCAACAAGGTGGAACTGGTCCGCTTCGCCCACCCGGACGCCTCCTACGAGGAGTTGGAACTGCTTCTGGGCCATGCCGAACGCATTTTGCAGGTACTGGAACTGCCCTACCGGGTGATCACCCTGTGCACCGGAGATATGGGTTTTTCCGCGGCCAAGACCTACGACATCGAGGTCTGGCTGCCGGGTCAGAACACCTACCGGGAAATCTCCTCCTGTTCCAACTTCGAGGATTTCCAGGCCCGACGGGCGGACATCCGCTTCAAGCCCACGGCCGGCGGCAAGCCCCGGTTCGTGCATACCCTTAACGGCTCGGGCTTGGCCGTGGGTCGGACGTTGGTGGCCATTATGGAGAACTGCCAGCAGAAGGACGGCAGCCTAGTCATTCCGCGGGCGCTGCGGCCTTACATGGGCGGGGTGGAAGTCGTGGAGCCGAGGGCATAG